DNA from Nymphaea colorata isolate Beijing-Zhang1983 chromosome 4, ASM883128v2, whole genome shotgun sequence:
CGTTATGTGTGGCGGTGTGGGTGTGTGGGGTGGTCATTGGTGTGTGGTCATAAAGCAGCAAGCACAATAAAAGCAAAACCATCATATCTCCaccaccaatttttttttattgttctcatAGATTGCAATAAATCGTTTTGCCCGTTGATCCAAGCCACATTTACTTGCTTGAGCTTCTCCAGTTGTTGACCTTATCATCGACGGCTAACTCATGTTCTGCCCACTCGAGAAACTCGTCGCATTTTGTGtctatgtgcgtgtgtgtgtgtgtgtgtgtgtgtgagagagagagagagagagagagagagaagcatctTGCCTATGTATATCCATCACGATTCATACTGTTTCTCCCAGCCACCCACCTGAAATTAAGTTAAGATAGGAAAGCTGGTAACTACATACTAGGCAACAAAGGACAAGCATGAAGCATCTTCAACAATCTTAGCATAAATCAACGAGCTACAAACAGCTGAGCATGCGTTATGTTTCAAGAGGAACATTAAAAGATAAACAAGCATCAagaatgtatatattttttaaaatgaatacCAACAACAACTTTGTAATGTGTGGACAGCCACAAACATGACAAAGGTGTGTCACATGGGTGAGTTGAAGATGCAGAGAGAGGACCACTTTATGGGATTGAACTGCATTCTAATCATGACCAGAAGATGAAACTCCATGAGCATAGGCCAGCTATAATGTAAGGATCATTTCCCCGACAAGAAAATgggaagggaaaaagaaagtgCAGGCATAACCCAGCAATGATATAAGGATCACCGACACATCCATGCATCTCAAGGTGATGATTTCCCTTACGCTACAGTTCCAGCCCGTGAGCTTCTCAGCACGATCATCCCGGAAGGCAAAAGGTAAAACACTTGAGGCGATTACGTACGGAAACATAAACGCTCTGCAAGAAACCAACAACACACAACCGTCTTAAAATATGtcaaattcaatgaaaaagaatgagacaatgaaaaaagaaaatgattggcAGCGGTTTTCCTATAAGGTTCCAACAAAAGATACCTACAATTTTGAATCGGCATGACCATATTGCGACCCCTCAGAGTGAGTCTCTTTAAAAGCCTTTATCCCTGGTAAGAACGtcaaaagaaaatgagcaaGGCAACCAAGTCGGGGGATGAAAAAGCTTTGAAAAGCACATCACCGTTCTCGTATTTATGGTTATCTGCATAAACGCATACACTTGCAGAGGAACAGGCTAGCTATCTAATGCATACCTTTTTCTTCATCGCATTAATTAATGACACTTCACGATAGGAAGGGTGTGCATTGGAAAGACTATTCAGGTCTTCGCAGAATGCAGTTTCTTAGGGGTCACCAATAATCTCCACAGGAACAGATTCCTTGCCTAAAATGGTGGAAGCGACTGCGATCCCTAATAATTAGGtctctttcaaaaatttttgagaTGAGCTTTGTTGCAGCGTGACAATCATCACAAACTCTAAGGTTTTTCACAATTCGAAGCATAACACCTTTCTTCGTACTGATGAGACCAAAAGCAATGGCCAATTTTTCACTGTGAAAACATAAAGCAtgctccttttcttcttcctctacatcAAAGAATACCTCAGATGTACGAGCTACATAACCGTGCATCGTTAACCTCCTAGATATTTCTTTTAGCATGGTATAGATTTCTTCGCTTCGAGGGTGTGTTTTGTCTCCCACACCAAACTCATGTACCTTACCATCAACTTCAATGGAACTACATCCAGGCTTTTTCTCAATTCCTCTCTCCTTCATCAAGGCCCTTACTTTTGCAACATCATCCCACCTGCCTGCTTTAGCATATATGTTTGACAGAATTGCACAATATCCACCATCTTCCTTGTCCAATTCAATCAAATGTTTGATAGCACATTCTGCTAGCTCAATATTACCATGAATCTTACAAGCACCCAGCAAGGCTCCCCAAACACCAGTATGAGGAGCGAGCGGCATACCTTTTATAAAATCATAGGCCTCCTCCAATAGTCCAGCTCGGCCAAGAAGATCAACCATACACCCGTAGTGTTCCAACTGGGGAGTGAGACCAAATTCACTGACCATAGAGTGGAAATATTGTTTTCCTTCATCCACCAAACCCCCATGAGTGCATGCACATAGAACTCCAACGAATGTAACTTCATTTGGTTGAATGCGTTCATGCTGCATCTGACGAAATAACTCCAACGCTTTGACACTTTTCCCATGCATGGCAAAACCTGTAATCATGGCATTCCAGGCTGTCACATCCTTATCATGCAGCTGATCAAATATTTGCTCTGCACACTCCAGAACACCACACTTGCAATACATATCAACTAAAGAGGTTCCAACCACAACATTTACGAGATATCTGTTTCTATCAACATAGGCATGGAGCCACTTCCCCATATCCAATGCCCCTACTTGGGAGCAAGCCCTAAGCATTCCCACGATAGTTACATCATTAGGTCTTAAGTTTTCAGTCTGCATTCTGTGGAACAGCTCAGTTGCTTCCTTGAAGCGACCAGTTTGAATAAATCCACCAATCATAGTATTCCAAGAAACCATATCTCTCTCAGTCATCTCCACAAACAGCCTATACGCCGCTCCTACATCCCAATTTTTTACGTATCCTCCCATCATGGTATTGCACATCAATAAATCTTTAGTGGCTACTTTACTAAACATCTCATTAGCTGCATCCACATCCCCAAGCTTAACATAGCCCCCAATCATGACATTCATTACAACGATATCCTTCTCAGGCATCTGGTCAAATAACCGGCGTGCAGCATTCATATCGCAGCATCTATTCACGTATCCCCCTATCAAAATGGTCCAGGCAACTGAATCGCGCTCAGGCATTTCGTTGAACACTTGGCGGGCCATGCCGATATCTCCAAACTCAACATACATCTCCACCAAACTCGACTGAACAAACACATCAAACTCCAGCCCAAACTTGAAAACACACCCATGGAACCCCTTTCCACACCAAGATTCCAAGAGACCCCCTGAAGACCGAACCACGAAAGGGAGAGTAAACCTGTCGGGCTGCAGTCCTACATAACGCATCCGGCGGAAGAAAACCAGAGCATCCAGAGGCCTGCCGTTCCGCTGGAAACCCCTTATCATGGTGTTCCACACAAACCCATTTGGTTCAGGCATTTCCTCGAACACCTCTTGGGCGTAGTCCATGAGGCCCAGGACCCCACAGCTCGCGACGAAATTGCCCACGACGAAGTCATCACATCGGCTTCCGCTCTTGATTATCAAAGCGTGGCCCTTTTTCAGATCGTGGGGAGACTTACTACTAGATTTCAATGTTGCAACCACACTGGTTCGAGTTGCTTCCGTGCTCGAAAATTTC
Protein-coding regions in this window:
- the LOC116253616 gene encoding pentatricopeptide repeat-containing protein At1g08070, chloroplastic-like produces the protein MPEWHQLGMACAPLCLLRLGRKFSSTEATRTSVVATLKSSSKSPHDLKKGHALIIKSGSRCDDFVVGNFVASCGVLGLMDYAQEVFEEMPEPNGFVWNTMIRGFQRNGRPLDALVFFRRMRYVGLQPDRFTLPFVVRSSGGLLESWCGKGFHGCVFKFGLEFDVFVQSSLVEMYVEFGDIGMARQVFNEMPERDSVAWTILIGGYVNRCCDMNAARRLFDQMPEKDIVVMNVMIGGYVKLGDVDAANEMFSKVATKDLLMCNTMMGGYVKNWDVGAAYRLFVEMTERDMVSWNTMIGGFIQTGRFKEATELFHRMQTENLRPNDVTIVGMLRACSQVGALDMGKWLHAYVDRNRYLVNVVVGTSLVDMYCKCGVLECAEQIFDQLHDKDVTAWNAMITGFAMHGKSVKALELFRQMQHERIQPNEVTFVGVLCACTHGGLVDEGKQYFHSMVSEFGLTPQLEHYGCMVDLLGRAGLLEEAYDFIKGMPLAPHTGVWGALLGACKIHGNIELAECAIKHLIELDKEDGGYCAILSNIYAKAGRWDDVAKVRALMKERGIEKKPGCSSIEVDGKVHEFGVGDKTHPRSEEIYTMLKEISRRLTMHGYVARTSEVFFDVEEEEKEHALCFHSEKLAIAFGLISTKKGVMLRIVKNLRVCDDCHAATKLISKIFERDLIIRDRSRFHHFRQGICSCGDYW